The nucleotide sequence ATTTTTTCCCTAGTTGAAGTTCGAAGCAATTTGGAATAAATGATTTCTAGTGATTTTTACTTCAATCATAGGTAAATGTATTCTAAAGTATAATACACAattataacatcactcaataagtcggcgtcaaaaaaaattatctcgaAGTAAATAACAACAAAGCTAATATACTACATCATTCAATAATTCGTATTACTGACACACAGTTGACGCTGCTAtcgtcaaatccatatgacgcttatgaagtaccaactttcaaaagacctgtgtgtcaaatttcatgacatttcgattagtcagaaaaaagctttaaaaaatttaagtgaagctacttttgttattttcaaaactatttcgtgtgttaatttttCATTGCTTCTTTATGAACCACgttcgaagcgtccaaaggcacaataGTCAGCTGGCAaagttatggcttcagtattttgggatgcgtatggaatattgttcatcgactatcttcaaaagTGAGAGACAGTCAATAACGAATAGCACATAGAGTTTTTGGATCAtgtgaatgaaaaaatgaaggaaaaccAGCATCATATGTCAATGAAGAACCACAGAGAGTGCACCGATTCTTAAGCCGAtagcaacgatggttaaattgaacgaatcaTACTTCGAAATGCTTCCTCATCCATCGTATAGACCAGATCTGActcccagtgactactggctattaaCTGTTCTAAAAAAATGCACGCGGGTGAGAAATTGatctcaaatgaagaagcaattgctgaaacagaagcctattttgagacaGACAAATCCTTTTACAAGCCCGGGATAGAGAAATTgtagaagcgttggaatgattgtattgctcttgaaggagattatattgatgaatGAAATCGtttaaaaacaatgttttttttttttagttagtcacacgacttattgaggaATGTgtaatgtataataaaataatcaaaattccaatgcaattatctttattttgaaaataactacgCGTACTATTAACCCATTTTGTTCCGTTTAGAGAAATTAAAATTCTTCAAAGTAGGTAGAGAAATTGAACAGTTTTTACAACATTCAAGAGATTCTCTGACATGGATctgttatcaaaataaatatatttgatttctatttatgcaaataatatttattattccagTCAGTTCTTAATTTAACtgattacataaaatatttccttcctttgaaaagaaattagttttgatatttaattcCAACAAGTGCCAGACGCAGTTTGataaataagatgaaaatttctactttcGATTCGATCAatcttcttattcttcttccTGGGTACAAGTAAATTTCCCCTCAACAGCTGGTGATTCAACATTAGAGCAAGTGGGGTTGAAGTCTGaactggttttattttattgtcgACCATCTTCGAACTCCAAGATTATAGATTGTTTTTTGGAGTCGTTTTGGCTTTAAAGCCACTCTGGGCCTatacatagaaaatattttgtacatctTACTGTTTTGATTCCAACATAGACCCCTCCCAAAGGAGGCTATTTTTGGGGGCTCTTGTGTCCCACTTCCCTAGGTGTCATAGGTAGAGAATATgagtcaaataatattttgtatcttAATTGTAATTTAACATAGATTGCTTTAATTGACATATAATAACGAAATTATTAAGAGGAGGTCAAAGACagacaattatttcaaattaaatatctaaatgattatcatttacaaaataatatatatctaCATCGACATTAGATATACTatctatacaatatttttcgGTGCTGGAACGATTCCAGCTGGATATGCCTCTGCATTATAATGTGAACCAATCTTTTCTTCGaatttttactcatttttatatattcgtttatttatatttgctGTAACTGTTATTctatctattttatattcaaataatgaaccgcagttttttgtttttgtgaattatatCGACCATGTGAGCGTAATTTACATACTATAAAATCGTTTCTCAGAATTTGATTGACCGGCTCTCGTATGTCATCAACCACAATTTGTTTGTTGTAGCTCAATACTTATTTCCCATCCGTTTTTTACCGTAAGAATAATATGTAATGCACGGCACACGGGGTCTTAAAATAAGGACTCATTCGCAAGAATTTCTTGATGTTAAACAGTAATTCTGAATTGGTGTTAAAATAATCATGTGTTTGGAAACGTTGttctttggattattttttttctcgttttattgTGAGTAAAATATAACTATTCTGATAAATGAAAGcgaattttatattatacactgttcttgaattatttttaatcgttcACAGTTTTTTATCTCcatatttcgaaaaatgtttataattacacattattaattattttgagcAGTATATTATAGATGCCATTCTAGATTTCTGTCCCTAGAGAAAATTCCATACCATTTACTTAAAGAATCTGTGTTTTTACTAAATTACGTCAATTTACAAGCCGGACGCATATAACCCGTTAAATCTTGAGTAAAATGGATAGTTGAttgatgtattattttgaaCCCTTTAACtacattttaaaaaagtatttccaCCTCTTATACAATAAAGTAGAATGATAATGAGATAAAactaaaaagataaaaagaatatttaaactaaacttaaaaaattaataatgtatGAAGATCAATAACCTGactattatatttttagtttgatgtgttTTAAAAGCgttttgtagtttttataaactgtatttattctgttattaaaattattagaaatttacTTCAAATGAGCTGAAAATTTTATAGCTATCGCTTGAAACATGGTAAATTTGActatattaacatttttttttattaaattcctttataaatgtttttgtttaattattagaaGTCTAAgaggagaaaaaaatattttatggttctttttttaacaaatatctatCTAATCTTTTAagaaatacttttaaattttttgttttagcttttcaaatcgattttaatcTATATCTCTATTATTGatttaagcttattttaaatattgtttttatctcTTTAGTTTGATCTATTTTAAAAGTGtgttttgtagtttttataaactgtatttattctgttattaaattatcataaatttaccTCAAATgagttgaaaatttgatagCTATCGTTTCAAATATGGTAAATATGACTTGCAAGTGTCGGcggatttgtttattattcttcaactgtgaatttatttgtgtttatgATTGATGTTTAGTCCCAATTAACCATTGACGACTGCAATCATCGACTTGGAAGCATACAGGATCTTACGAATCTTTTGGGCAGAAATCGTTGCTGTGAGACGTGCAAATTGGGGTCATACgaaatattaacttttttttattaaattcctttataaatgtttttgtttaattattagaaGTCtaggaaaaaaacattttatggtTCTTTTTTGGTATCAAACAGTTAACAAATATATATCTAATCTTTCAAGAAATACCTTTTTTGTTTTAgcttttcaaatcgaatttaATCTCGATTATTGctttaagcttattttaaatattgtttttatctttttagtTTAATCTATTTTAAATGCGTGCTTTTTAAACTATATGCATTCtgttattaaattattagaaattgatgatgaaatatgaaaatttgatagctATCGCTTGAAATATGGTGAATATGATCTATATCCGATGAATATTAGTATTATCATTTTCTTTGGTTGAAACTTGTATAAAAGTTTTTAaccataataaatttttttggcatttttatacttttttaagCTTTCACCTTGTCGCAATTTACTATACCGAACAATCCAGTAAAAGATGCCTTGTTTCTACACAATTTCGTTAGCAGTAACCTAACGCTGCAAGATTGCGTTTTCAGACCTGCTAATTCACAATGTCCAGATGAAGAAATTTCTTATTATCTGTACACCAATGGAAAGAGAGAACCTGTCGACTACACTATAACCGATTGGTTGAGACAAAGTATTTGGGATCCGTTGAAGGAGGATATTATGTTAATACATGGATACGCTGGAGGAGACGATCAGCTTCCTATGGTGGTTTTACGAGATGGTGAGATATTTCCTAACCTTACTAGTCGACTATAACGTTAAAGTCTTTTCTTaaacatttaataaaacttACCTAATTCGTATCCTAGAAGTTATTCAGGTGTAAAAACAACTTATTGTGGCATATTTCGAAACAAGCtgctactatttttttttaatataaaattcaagatggagatttgtttgaaatttcgAAGCATGAGTATAATCATCAAAACTTACGATTTAAGGTTTCATTAAAGATACTTATTACCAAAATAGGATAACTGTGCCTAACTTCAGCCATGACTAGAGGTCAGCCCAAACAACGTATTAACTAAAGAAGTAACTTCTCCTTCTTTGGGCGACCTCTTCTAACGAAAGTTGGCGATAACCCTAGCAAAGTCATTTCTGTCTCTGGCCCTTCTTATCAGTGTTTAAACCGGTCCACTCGCAAATATTTTTCAGCCATGAAGTCTGTCGTCTGCCAGGACTACGTTTTCCCTCGATTTTCCCTTCGAACAGAAGTTGCAAAAGTCTGTATTTATCATTTCTATATATGTGTCCCAGATACGaagtttttcgagtttttattatttctctataAGTTCCCTGTCGGTTCTTTGTTACTGATATAAGCGGTACAGTGAATATTCAGTATCCTCTGAAAGATCCACATTTCGAATAGCATTTCACCATCCGGTACCGGATTTTAAGATCGAGTGCTCGGGATGTAAACAATTGTCTCTATTTTAGAAAGACATTTGTTGCTTGCTCGATGCGTGAtcttatttctataaataaatacaaattttatactCGGCCACTTGGTCGACTACTAAGAACTACACCCTGGAAATGgtttagaaaaaatcaatacGTGAAGAACAAATGACTATAAAAGAAACAAGCCGAATATATGGCGTACTAAGAGGAACTCTGCAAGATCGTCTTCACGGTTGGATAAAAAAGAACCTTGAAAAATGGGTTTAACTACAGTGCTTACTTCAAACgaagaaataaaactatttatctGGATTAATGATTTAGCAAAATGTGGCTTCCCCCGTAAAAAACGATCTTTTGAATACCGTTCAACAAATTATaatcaaacaagaaataaaaacaacatttaATGAAGGACCTCCTTGAGAAAAATGGTATAGGTTGTTTTTAAGGAGACATTCAGAGTTGTCTTTCAGAAAATCTAGCGGTTTAAGAACATCAAGaagtataaaatagaagaatacTTACGAAAATGGTTCCGTGAACTTGAAGGATATTTAAAACAACAGATtgttttaaagtatttaaagtatttaaagGATCCAAAATTGAGTGGGAAAAGACAATATGAAATTGGTAGACTGAACCAGGAAGTGTTAACCTGTGTTTTAACGAAGAAAGATTTTGCCCTTTATTAAAAGAAGTACTGCCAAATTCCATCATTAATGGTTTTAGGTAGTATCTAGCCATTGTATCCATTTAATCCTGATGCTGTTGTGTGAAAAACCGAATCGAATATTCTACTACTCTTTccgaaatatcaaaaacagaaCTGGAAAAAAACTGCAGAATAAACAGGCTGAACATTCTTGGCTGTACTTAGATTTTCAAACTGACTACCAGAAATTTCACCAGTtgcaactttaaaaatttggatgtaTGGAAGTAAAATGGTTGTTCTTTGCTTATATGTAGAGCAGCCTTACATGACCGAGCACTTGCGCAGTTATtctataatgtttttctgatgTTCTtcattattacaaatttattttatgttgtgtAGCATATATTAGGAATGGTAGTTACAACGTTTGGATAGTAGATTGGGGTAAACTGTCTCCACCCCCGTGTTACAGAGCCGGCGTTAACAATATGAGGACTGTAGGAAAATGTACAGGGGAACTATTGAGCTCTTTAAGAACTGCTGGTCTTCAAACTGAACGTTTAACTTGCATAGGACATTCGTTAGGTAAATATAGTTAAGATGAGTTGAAAATGTAATCAATTTCGAGCAAACACTATTCTGCATTATGATGGAATATTCAGTAGGTGCAGGatgaattttgatatatatttcagGTTCTCATGTTTGTGGTTTAATTTCTCGATTCGTCAATTTCCGTCTTCATAGAATCGTAGCTTTAGATCCGGCTAGGCCGTTCGTACCTCCCGGCGTAAGACTTTCTAGTGGAAATGCTTTAGCTGTACATGTACTTCATACAAACGCTGGACACTATGGAGGCGGAGGAAGAGGCGGTCATGTTGACTTTTGTATTAACGGAGGGAGAATTCAACCTTATTGTGAAAATGCGGATAGTAAgtacacttttcaaaatattctaattaaattgaaacagtgtcttttcaaatattcaattactAATTACGTCACTAAATGGATTCCATATTAAACAATGATTAGTATTATTTTCCACATATTTTCTAGTGTTAAtcatattgataaaattacttCGTTTGTCGTTATGTCAGTCGGTTAAAGTTTATGGTGAAGATGTAATGGATGCGTATATGGTGTAGGCTTTGTAATGAAGGatgaacaattgaaaaaacGATTTGCATGGCCTGAAAACTCAAGAAGCTAGAAATGTACCAAAAAACTATCGACGAACTctatcagaaattttcacaagtTTCAAGATCAGTAGATTATTGTATTGTCTACAAAAATGTAGActtaatattgaagatagagAGATCGATGTATGAGAGCTTATACAAGTGGGCCCAAACTGCtgatagatataaaaaaacgtAGATACACAATTCTCTATCTCTACTCTATTATCATTGGATCACCATGATGTTTCGAAAGTCAAGCCCGAAACTTCATTATTACGATTTTCCATGGTTGTAAACGCAATCttctaaaggccgcttgacatggtcatcaaaatattgcatagatgaATATTGCACGTAGCGTGTCTCTTGTCATTGCATCATGGCTGCCacctaataaaaattcaatgagtgagttaaacaaattcctaacctaaaatttgATTCATCATTTTGTGACCGGTTTAACAATGATGATAACAAAACTAAGTGAGTAACGAAGTGAAATAATGGTCAGTGGATCACTGTCAATAATGATATCTAACGCTGCTTGGTTTTGGAGCCTGATGGATAGgttgttaagccaaaagtaactagatttctccctataactgcagcttgcacgcaataaaaatggcaccgaCCGATTATGctgcaagtgcgagatcttgtaTTAAACAATCAACTAAACTTCTCTGCTGAACACTCCTAATGtcttaaacttgaaaatataaattatagaaatgattttttatgatacTTTCAACCTTTCACAAAGCTCTATTGTTCGGTAGAAACcgtaaaatgatttttttatcgttataGTTGATGTTCAATTATGTAGTCACGTCTGGGCAATATGCTACATGGCAGAAAGTTTGTTCCCTAGTAGCGTAAAAATGGCTGAACCTTGTTCGAGAAGGTGCCCAACTGGTCCTAGGCCAGGAACAAGAGTGGGTCTACCTGTAGAAATGGGACATGGAACACCTTTAGCGTAAGtggatttattttaatatagatTTATGATTAATATAGAGGTCTGATTCCATTCCCGTCTAATGCTTTTGGCGATACTGGTTAAGTTTAGTAGTATTATCCactgttgaaaaatacttttgaaaaatattttcattatcagCGGAACTTGAAGATGTTGATGGATTGCTTTCTAGCTCAGTTTCTTGTCTGCTGTTAATAATTGTTTCAAGTATATGTTCAGAATACAGTGGATCCTCGGTAATCCGATAAACATTTTGCAGGGCAATGTAGATCTATTGAATTTGTTGGATTATAAAGTCCTGTCTTAGATTCTCTATAGTCCGGATTTATCACAAAAGAATACCTTGTAATCTGACAAAGTAAAGATCTAAGCTTTGACCCTCAGTCTTCTCAACAGAAGAAGTTCGTTGTAGGATGCACCATTCGCTTCATCCCATTGCAAAGCCAGCTCAAAGGCGTTAATTGCATCTTGTACTGTCACTCCTCACTGCTGTCAATTACCCGTCTTCATTTCCCTGATCTATAGAAATcacttttataatttcttcattagACACGTCATGACAAATTTATCCATTCCACGGCACTAGGCTTCTGAACTTATCAGTGTTTAGCAGTAATTTGCTCTATAACTTCCGAAGGTACACTACTTTGTGGATCAAATATATCCGGCCATAATTTTTTCCAAGAAGATGTAATAGTTGATGTAGGTAGCTTTCCacgcaaattataaaaatacctaCATGTATGGCTTAATTTGCACTCACATgatatctatttaaaaaaaattgcagcTTGATAATTTCTACGCAAAAAAATCACACAGTTTGTAGATTTTCAAAATGCAGTAACATCTAAAATAACGAACTTTAAAGATTATTTTCACCACCGAAAATTTGCAactttattgtttgaatttgcACCGTCAAAAAATGCGATAATTTCTAACGGttgtttcataataaaaatagattttttgtccTTTCAATGCggtaattttcaatattacttaaaaaaatattaatgaatgtaGGTCggtaaaaagtaaaataattcaGTCAACACTGATCAAATGAACTTACTTGATGTAATAAACTTGTTTCACATTTTGaaagtgataaatttattttttgaataataatataataaaagtactGGTCTAGCacattcaacttttttatttaaccaaATTACCGACtatcaaaatatcataaataaagaggtctttttttttatattgttagtttAATTGCTTAGCTGGCCGATTATTACTATGTCAAACGAAAGAATCTTTACATACGTCATTTATTAATATGTGTGgggaaacttgaaaaaaaaataatcgttttttatatatgaagatCTGCATATCATTCTTTATAAATTCAGCTActgtaaaaaaattagtcaAGCAATAAGAGCTAAATCAAAATCTTATCGAAACGTTGATGATCGAACGTGCCGCCGGACCTCTACCGACGACAATGCGCTGATGCAGACGCAGACTCGTCGTTAGGTTAGGTCTTTTCTTCTTATAGACTTTTTTCGAATGCGTTGGATGCTTATGAatctcaaaaatttgattttacttGTTGACATACCAATTTATCCAGAAATAAATCTGAATAAgggtttttaataaattctagtCTCCAGAACCTCTTAACAAGCTGCTTACTTTCAACTCCAACGTCAGTATAGTTTTGAGAGACATGctctattatcaaaaaatatcgatttcatttcaattggctagtgattttacatttttttgcattgtaaaatattgagcccttaactaattctgaacgtggagtaggtaggtaaaggtcatgcttcgcgttcctaagtggatgcAACGACCTTCCGGAAATTACCCAAGTGAAATTCACCAAGCTGTTGTCTGTGAAAAGACTAGTTCTTGTAGGTAACACATCATTGACTGCCTCTTACGCTTCGTTTACATATAAGTGTTGGTTGATTCTTTACTGAATCGGCGGACTCTACTTTATTTACTATTCTGCAAacagttacaaaaattattgatcaaAACAGACTGAACTAACAGTAACAGATGTACCTTCAACAACAAGTCAGTTATCAAGTGTCAAAATTCGTATGTCTCTATTGGAAGATCTTGCACAATAACCGGTGATTAGATTTTACCACgagattttatataaaatgcacAATTAATTGGGATGCTTTTCAATTAGTCACTTGACAATGATTGATTACTTTCTGTCTTTTCTCAGATATAAGTATCGCATTTTTTGACGGTGCAAACGATAAAGTTGACAATTTTCGGTAGtgaaaatttcgttattttagatgttattgcattttgaaaatctacaaattttgtgattttttttgcGTAAAAATGATCAAGTTGCagctttttttaaatcttaaatATAAAGTGTCCGTGTGTATGTTCCGAATGAACTCAAAAACGAGTCAActgatattcatgaaaattggcatatatatgtaatttggtcCAACTCAAATGATAGGAtacttattattcaaattaatggtcttaataattgataattaataataaactgatcatcaacgttgattgttgttattaatagTAGTTTCAATAAGTTTGGAACAGATGGCACCTTAAGTGAATTTCTTCACAGAGatctgtaaaattttgtccttTGCACCATGTCTTATTTTGCCTATACCACTTAACGTCGcttatattaaataattcttaattttttcttcgttgCGTACAttacttcgaatattttttttttacttctaacttACAGTTATTCAGAGAACATCGAAATtcattcacattaaaaattcaatcactatttttagtaaaatgccaTCCAAAAAAATCCAGCATTGATGCCCGTAGCAAGAAGTCTCAATGTGCACGTATTGAAAGAGCTCATGAATCAGTCGAACAGAGAGCAGAAAAAGAATGCAGCTCAAAGAATTCGCACAACTGAAATTCGTGCACGAGAACAGCGTGATAATCGTCGACAAGAAAATGCATTGAGAACTAGGGTGGCAAGTCAACAACACATAGATTCATATAGAGAACAAAACCGAAAAAATCATCGACCCAACCTCATAGTAATACGTGGATCATTTGTTCGTCTTGCATTTAATTATGAACCAGACATCAATTACTCGGCTGATTGCAAAGTTACTATTGGTGCGATggacaaaatatgcaattattgtCAGGCGTTGAAATTTCGCAATGAAACACCCGGCATGCGTTGCGCATCAGGAAAAGTTGTATTGTCACCACTCCCTACTCCACCTGAACATTGTAAATACCTTTTTTCTggcatttcaaatgaatcaagaTTATTTTTCCGTAagacacgaaaatttaattcttgcttCCAAATGACGTCGTTTAGAGTTTGTGATTTGTCATCTGATGGTCGTAATTTTGAGGCAACATTCAAAATCATTGATGCCAATGCCAAATgaagatccaaaatttcttcaaatccTTTCTATGGGCAATTGTGAAGAACGTGTAACAACTCGATGCtagtataatttcattatacaaGCAGAAGAGAGAGAGCAATTgttattagaattatttcaaatcaaatcactaAGCCCCACAGCAACGCGTGGTTGGGTCTGCTAGTAGATATCATAAGTGCAAATTGAGCCCTAGACGtaggtatttttataattttaataccaTGCATGCTCACGTCCAGCAGGGTGTTGATGTCTCTTTGAACTACTTATGATGCCAAAACTTATTAATTAACATAATGAAATACGCTTGTTATCGATTAATATATAGGGTAAAATGATAAAATCCGAGTAACTCgaactgttaaaaaaattctgaGGGTAAGTTTGATAAAAACAAGTCATAAGTGAAACATTATCAACCAAAAAACTCACAGCaacatacaaaaaattgaattctgtAAACTAaagtaatatttgtttttgtttataataagtgattttctgtttaatttcaAGTGCAACTGGATCATATtgcattcaaaataaatacCCGCCATATTGTCCAAGGCGACCAGGAGATATAGGAGACAACAGGTGTTGCTTGAATCCACCGGGAACAGTCTTATCTTCTTCTAGTACTCCAACTGAAGTGCCAGAGTCTCTAAATCCAACCACATTCAACATATTTAGTTAAATAGATAATATTCGATGTATTCTATTAATCATTTATAACTATacgtaattttaaataaaaaaattttgaaagtatatTGATTTTAACTTCATTTCCATTCCTTAAAAATAATCTATCCATTAGAACACGAGCTTTCAAAATGGCATCAGAAAAATCTCATTTCAAAGTAAATAACATCATAGTGAacaattgttaaaaattatatgactatataattgaaataagaaataagaaaatttttctctCAGAGTGGAGATTCCAGCTTCTTTGCTGAgtgtgttttattattgtttacgTCAAATGACGTCAAGATCTTGAACCCCGTTCACTAAGGCCCATTTCGCGTCTAGTCAAGTTTTATTCAGTCAAATCACATCAAAATTTGCTTTCGCATTGAATATGTCGCTTGTTCAGTCTGAGTCAGTCAGTGTTGTGAAGAATTTGTGACAAGATGGATGTTCTTCTGCAAGCCATAATTTTACTCCGATTATAGAgcagaatatttaattatcgttTGTCAAAAAGCTATAGAAACTGATGTACAATTAAACATTCAATTAAAAGTGCTAGCATATTACACAATTTTGTCCGACAAGTTCAAAAGGAAAGTGACAAGATTCTGGAAACCGAGTTTTTGGAACAAAATGTAATCGATCTTCAACTTCAATCCTTAAGTCCTACAAGTATCCACAGAGCAAATACAAAGGCAATGCAGATCCGAGAACAATTAATAGAGCATTTCATGTCACCAGAAGGTTCTGTACCATGGAAAAACGAGAAATGTCGGGATGTTTTGTAGACAAATCT is from Diorhabda sublineata isolate icDioSubl1.1 chromosome 1, icDioSubl1.1, whole genome shotgun sequence and encodes:
- the LOC130444706 gene encoding phospholipase A1 member A-like; this translates as MLIHGYAGGDDQLPMVVLRDAYIRNGSYNVWIVDWGKLSPPPCYRAGVNNMRTVGKCTGELLSSLRTAGLQTERLTCIGHSLGSHVCGLISRFVNFRLHRIVALDPARPFVPPGVRLSSGNALAVHVLHTNAGHYGGGGRGGHVDFCINGGRIQPYCENADIDVQLCSHVWAICYMAESLFPSSVKMAEPCSRRCPTGPRPGTRVGLPVEMGHGTPLAATGSYCIQNKYPPYCPRRPGDIGDNRCCLNPPGTVLSSSSTPTEVPESLNPTTFNIFS